The following are encoded together in the Desulfobulbaceae bacterium genome:
- a CDS encoding glycosyltransferase family 4 protein, which yields MNILMMTNTFTPHVGGVARSIESFTAAYRSKGHQVMVVAPTFENMPADENNVIRIPAIQRFNGSDFSVILPTPGFLSDAIINFQPDIVHVHHPFLIGDTALRIAKQHELPLVFTHHTMYEQYTHYVPGNSTAMKKFIIKLSTSYANLCNLVFAPSASIATILLDRGVVTPIEVVPTGVNLELYEHGNGMGFRSALDIPLTSFVIGHLGRLAPEKNLEFLTMAIAAYLTTDLNARFLVIGSGPSEKIIRSIFKDRNLANRLHIVSRLDHPLLASAYKAMDIFAFASKSETQGMVLTEAMAAGVPVVALNAPGVREVVQDNFNGLLLPTETIHDFSAALRSLALLQKDEFLRFKIAAELTARKFSLENSATKALELYESIRNEEFINRQKEYSAWQAITGMISAEWSLVKNLIEAADAAIHDEKT from the coding sequence ATGAATATCCTGATGATGACCAACACCTTCACGCCCCATGTCGGCGGCGTGGCCCGTTCAATTGAATCGTTTACTGCGGCCTACCGCAGCAAAGGGCATCAGGTCATGGTTGTGGCCCCGACCTTTGAGAACATGCCTGCTGACGAGAACAACGTCATCCGTATCCCGGCAATCCAACGATTCAATGGCAGTGATTTTTCAGTAATCCTCCCCACCCCCGGTTTTCTCTCTGATGCCATCATCAACTTCCAGCCGGACATAGTGCATGTCCATCATCCTTTCCTGATCGGCGATACCGCCCTTCGCATTGCAAAACAGCATGAATTGCCGTTGGTCTTTACCCACCACACCATGTATGAACAGTACACCCATTACGTACCTGGCAATTCAACCGCCATGAAAAAATTCATCATCAAGCTGTCAACAAGCTACGCCAATCTCTGCAATCTGGTGTTCGCCCCAAGCGCAAGCATCGCGACCATCCTTCTCGACCGAGGAGTGGTTACTCCGATTGAAGTTGTCCCTACCGGTGTGAACCTTGAGCTGTATGAGCACGGCAATGGCATGGGTTTTCGGTCTGCGCTGGATATCCCTCTGACTTCCTTTGTGATCGGCCACCTAGGTCGACTTGCCCCGGAAAAAAACCTGGAATTTCTGACCATGGCGATTGCCGCCTATCTAACCACCGATCTCAATGCCAGATTTCTGGTAATCGGCAGCGGACCTTCAGAAAAGATTATCCGATCAATCTTCAAAGACAGAAATTTAGCCAACCGCCTACACATCGTCAGCAGACTGGACCACCCCCTGCTGGCCAGCGCCTACAAAGCAATGGATATCTTCGCCTTTGCCTCAAAAAGTGAAACCCAAGGCATGGTGTTGACTGAAGCCATGGCAGCCGGTGTGCCTGTCGTTGCCCTCAACGCCCCTGGAGTAAGAGAAGTGGTGCAAGACAACTTTAATGGCCTATTGTTGCCCACTGAAACTATCCATGATTTCAGCGCTGCCCTGCGTTCATTGGCGCTACTCCAGAAAGACGAGTTTTTACGGTTCAAAATCGCCGCCGAACTCACTGCCAGAAAATTTTCACTTGAAAATTCGGCCACCAAAGCCCTTGAACTGTATGAGTCCATCAGAAACGAAGAGTTCATCAACCGGCAGAAAGAGTACAGCGCCTGGCAAGCTATCACGGGGATGATCTCAGCCGAATGGTCCCTGGTAAAAAATCTCATTGAGGCGGCAGATGCGGCAATTCATGACGAAAAAACGTAA
- a CDS encoding oxidoreductase: MIFRVEIFFRRLASLFNRSEQAIRLLRLPHSRGTATAPGVIMVQIDGLSLSQFQHALKKKKMPFIRELMRKESYHLHVHYSGLPSSTPAVQGELFYGVRGAVPAFSFINKKTGKIFRMYDPDSVAEIEKLLKKKGTPLLTGGSVYTGIFSGGAEESHFCPSSLGWGSFIRAANPLVLAFLFITNIVSFIRVALLMGVEFLLAVRDCVVGLINGHNLIKELTFVPARVGICILLRELITIGVKIDIARGLPIIHLNFL; encoded by the coding sequence ATGATTTTTCGGGTTGAAATTTTCTTTCGCAGATTGGCAAGCCTCTTCAATCGCAGTGAACAGGCAATCAGGCTGCTGAGGCTCCCGCACTCTCGGGGGACAGCCACAGCACCGGGGGTAATCATGGTCCAAATCGATGGACTCTCTCTCTCCCAGTTTCAGCACGCCCTGAAAAAAAAGAAAATGCCTTTCATCCGAGAACTTATGCGCAAAGAGAGCTACCATCTCCATGTGCACTATTCCGGCCTGCCCTCCAGCACCCCAGCTGTCCAGGGAGAGCTGTTCTATGGTGTCCGGGGGGCAGTGCCGGCTTTTTCCTTCATCAATAAGAAAACAGGCAAAATATTTCGGATGTATGACCCTGATTCTGTAGCAGAGATCGAAAAGCTACTGAAGAAAAAAGGCACCCCGCTGCTCACCGGTGGCAGCGTCTACACCGGCATTTTCTCTGGAGGAGCAGAAGAATCACATTTCTGCCCCTCATCTTTGGGCTGGGGTAGTTTTATCCGTGCTGCCAACCCCTTGGTCCTGGCTTTCTTATTCATCACCAACATCGTAAGCTTTATCCGAGTGGCCTTGTTGATGGGGGTCGAGTTTCTCCTCGCTGTGCGTGACTGTGTCGTAGGACTCATCAATGGACACAATCTGATTAAAGAACTTACCTTTGTCCCGGCACGGGTAGGAATCTGCATTTTGCTCAGAGAGCTGATAACCATTGGCGTAAAAATCGACATCGCCCGTGGCCTACCGATTATCCACCTTAATTTTCTCG